The Mycobacteriales bacterium nucleotide sequence ATATCGACCGGCTGCTCGTCGTGGCCGCCGACCATCCGGCACGCGGAGCGTTGGCGAGCGGCGGCGACCCGATGGCGATGGGCAACCGGGTCGACCTGATCGACCGGCTGCTGGTGGCATTGGCCCGGCCGGGAGTCAACGGCGTCCTGGCCACCGCCGACGTACTCGAGGATCTGCTGCTGCTCGGTGCGCTCGACGACAAGCTTGTCTTCGGGTCGATGAACCGCGGCGGGCTCGCCGGCGCCGTCTACGAGCTCGACGACCGGTTCACCGGATACGACGCGGCGGCCGTCGACGCGCGCGGCTTCGACGGCGGCAAGATGCTGCTGCGGATAGCCCTCGACGACCCCGGCGCGGCGGCGACCCTGCAGTCGTGCGCGGCTGCGGTCGATGCGCTGGCCCGCCGGCGGCGGATCGCGATGGTCGAACCGTTCTGGACCAGGAGGGTCGACGGTCGGCTGATGACCGACCTCGCACCGGACGCGATGATCCGGGCGATCGCTGTGGCATCCGGACTCGGCGCGACCTCGGCGTACACCTGGCTGAAGGTGCCGGTGGTGGAGGAGATGGAACGGGTGATGGCGGCATCGACGCTGCCTGCGCTCCTGCTCGGCGGCGAGACGCAGAACGACCCCGGCGAGATGTTCCTGCGGTGGCGCAAGGCTCTCGCCCTGCCGTCGGTGCGCGGCCTCGTCGCCGGACGGAACCTCCTCTATCCCGCCGACGGTGACGTCGCGGCGGCGGTCGACAGCGCGGCGGACCTGCTATGACCGACCACGTGCTGCCCGCGCGCTCCACCGCGGACGGAGCGCTGTCCACCGTCGTCACGCCCGAGTCGGCCGGCTGGGCCTACTCCGGGCTGCGGGTGCTCGAGCTGCATCCCGGCGGCCGGCGCGAGTTCACCACCGGCGACGAGGAGATGCTCGTCCTGCCGTTGTCCGGCGGCTGCCGGGTGTCGTGCGGCGGGGACGACTACGACCTCGTCGGCCGTAGCGATGTCTTCACCGGCGTGACCGACTTCGTCTACCTCCCACGGGACGCCGCGGCGGTGATCGAGAGCACCGGCGGCGGCCGGTTCGCGCTCCCGTCCGCGCGGTGCGAGCGACGGCTACCGGTCCGGATGCAGACTGCCGCCGACGTCCCGGTCGAGGTGCGCGGCGCCGGCCGGTCCACCCGGCAGGTCAACAACTTCTGCGCCCCCGGTGCGTTCGAGACCGACAAGCTGTGCGCGGTCGAGGTACTGACGCCGGGCGGCAACTGGTCGTCGTACCCGCCGCACAAGCACGACGAAAAGCGCGACGGCGAGGCGGTTCTCGAAGAGATCTACTACTTCGAGGTGGCCGGGCACGACGCGGACGCGGGTTTCGGATTCCAGCGCGTCTACAGTTCCGGTCCGGACCGGCAGATCGACGTGGCGACCGAGGTGCGGACCGGGGACGTCGTCCTCATTCCGCATGGCTACCACGGCCCGTCCATGGCCGCGCCGGGTTACGACCTGTACTACCTCAACGTATTGGCCGGCCCGGAAGCGGAGCGGACGATGTCGTTCTGCGACGACCCGGCGCACGCCTGGATCCGGGCGTCGTGGCAGGGGGTGCCCGCCGACCCGCGGGTGCCGATGAGCGGACCGGGGAGGGCCCGATGAGCACAGGAACGCGTCGGTTGACCGTCGGCCAGGCGCTGGTCCGTTTCCTGGCGGCGCAATACACCGAACGCGACGGCGTACGGCACCGGGCGATCGCCGGCTGCTCCGGTATCTTCGGGCACGGCAACGTCGCCGGCATCGGCCAGGCGCTGCTCGAGGCCGCCCACGACGATCCCGCGCTGCTGCCCTATCGGCAGGCCCGCAACGAGCAGGGGATGGTGCACACCGCGGTCGGCTACGCGCGGATGACCAACCGGCTGTCCACCCTGGCCTGCACAAGCTCCATCGGCCCGGGCGCCACCAACATGGTCACCGGCGCGGCGCTGGCGACCATCAACCGGCTACCCGTCCTGCTGCTGCCCGGTGACATCTTCGCGACCCGCGTCGCCGATCCCGTGCTGCAGCAGTTGGAGCTGCCCGGCGCCGCGGACGTGTCGGTCAACGACTGCTTCCGGCCGGTGTCCCGCTTCTTCGACCGCATCTGGCGTCCCGAGATGCTGATTCCCTCGGCCCTGCAGGCGATGCGGGTGCTCACCGACCCCGCCGAGACGGGAGCCGTCACCCTCGCACTGCCGCAGGACGTGCAGGCCGAGGCGTTCGACGTCCCCGAGGAGTTCCTCGCCGAGCGGGTCTGGCCGGTACGCCGGCCGCTGCCCGACACCACCGCGCTCGACGAGGCGGCCGCGCTGCTGGCGGGTGCCCGCCGGCCGATGATCGTCGCCGGCGGCGGCGTCATCTACAGCGAGGCGACCGACGCGCTACGCCGGTTCTGCGACGCGACCGGCGTACCGGTCGGCGAGACGCAGGCTGGGAAGGGCTCGCTGCCGTTCGATCACCCCAGCGCGCTCGGCGCGGTCGGCGCCACCGGGACGGCCGCCGCCAACGCGATCGCCCGGGACGCCGACGTCGTCATCGGCATCGGCACCCGATGGACCGACTTCGCCACTGCCTCGCAGTCGGTCTTTGCGAACCCTGACGTTCGGTTCGTCAACGTCAACGTCGCAGCTTTCGACGCCTACAAGATGGCAGGCCTCGCTCTGGTCGGCGATGCGCGGGCGACGACCGACGCACTCGCCGGATCACTCGGCGACTGGCGGGTCGACGACGACTACCGCGCCGAAGTCACGCGCCGGGCCACGGAATGGCAGCAGGTCGTCGACTCGGCCTACCACCCCGATCCGCAGTCGGGCCGGGCGTCGCTGCCCAGCCAGGTCGAGGTGCTCGGCGTCGTCAACGAGACGGCCGGGCCACGCGACGTCGTCGTCAACGCCGCCGGCAGCATGCCCGGTGACCTGCACGCCCTCTGGCGCACCCGCGACCCGAAGGGCTACCACGTCGAATACGGCTACTCCTGCATGGGATACGAGATCGCCGGTGGACTCGGTGTGAAACTCGCCGCCCCGGACCGCGAGGTCTTCGTCATGGTCGGCGACGGCTCCTATCTGATGATGGCGCAGGAACTTGTCACGGCGGTGCAGGAAGGCGTCAAGCTCGTCGTCGTCCTCGTGCAGAACCAGGGGTTCGCCTCGATCGGCGCGCTGTCGGAGTCCGTCGGGTCGCAGCGCTTCGGTACGTCGTACCGCTACCGCGACCCGGCCACCCGGCAGCTCGACGGTGAGGTGCTGCCCGTCGATCTCGCCGCCAACGCGGCAAGCCTCGGCGCCGACGTGATCCGGGCGTCCACCCTGGACGACCTGCGGTCCGCCCTCACCAAGGCCGGCGAATCGGCGCGCACCACCGTGGTCCACATCGAGACCGATCCGCTGGCCGGGTCGCCGGACGGCGGGGCGTGGTGGGACGTCCCCGTCGCCGAGGTGTCCGCGCTGGAGTCGACCCGGCAGGCCCGCGCCGACTACGAGCGGGACAAGGACGCGCAGCGCCGCCACCTCTAGGCCACGGCCGAGGTTGCCGTCCAGCTGCCGCCGAAGCAGGAGAAGGGCAACCGCAAGCGGGTCTGAGATCGACTGCGCCGTGCGAGGATGAACTCTCTCCCCGCGGACGGGCGGCCGCAGGTCTGCCGTCGACGCGCCGGGGACCGAGGGAGGTCGGCAGCCGGTGCGGGTGGTCGTCGCGCTGGGAGGCAACGCGCTGAGCCCCGGGGGCGGTACCGGCTCGGCCGCGGAGATGCGGTCGACGCTGCGCCGGACGAGCATCCGGCTCGCCGAACTCGTCTCCCGCGGGGTCTCCCTCGTCCTCACTCACGGCAACGGGCCCCAGGTCGGACGGATCCTGCTGCAGCAGGAAGCCGCCGCGCCGGAGGTGCCGCCGATGCCGATGGATGTCTGCGGCGCCGAGAGCCAGGGCCAGATCGGATACCTGCTCGCCCAGGCCATCGACAACGCGCTGCGGGCGCGCGACCTGCCGCAGCGGGTCTTTCCGCTGATCACCCAGGTCGTCGTCGACGGCCGCGACCCGGCGTTCCGGCGACCGACGAAGCCGGTCGGGCCGGTCTACGACGAGCGCACCGCGCACGGGATCGCGACCGCCTCGGGGCACGTCTTCCAACAGGTCGGTGACGACCGGTGGCGGCGGGTCGTGGCCTCGCCGATGCCGCTCGGATTCGTCGAGGAGCAGCCGATCCGGCTCGTCGTCGAGGGCGGCAACGTGCTGCTCGCGGCCGGTGGCGGCGGGGTGCCGGTGGTCCTGCACCGGTCGGTGTACCGCGGGGTTGAGGCGGTCGTCGACAAGGACCGCACCGCCGCCCAGCTCGCCCGGCTGGTCTCGGCCGACCAACTGGTGATCCTCACCGAGGTACCGCGGGTGCAGATCGGATTCGGTACGCCGGCGGCGCGCGCCGTACCGTCCCTCACCGTGACCGAGGCACGTCGGCTGCTGGCCGAGGGCGAGTTCCCCGAGGGCTCGATGGGGCCGAAGATCGAAGCGTGCTGCGACTTCGTCGAGGGGTGCGGCGGTCGGGCCGTGATCGGCGCGCTCATCGACACCGTCGACACCGTCTTCGGTGACGCCGGCACGGTGATCGTGCCGTGACGACCCTGCGGGTGCTCACCTACAACGTGCGGTCGCTGCGCGACGATGCGGCCGCGGCCGCCCGGGCCGTGCGGTCCGCCGCACCCGACGTGGTCGCGATCCAGGAGGCGCCGCGCTTCGTGCGCTGGCGGACTAGGGGCGCCGAGTTCGCCCGGCAATGCGGCCTGGTCGTGTTGAGCGGCGGCCGTGCCGCGGCCGGCAACCTGCTGCTGTGTCAGCTCGGCGTCGACGTCGAACGCGCCGGGGTGCTGGGACTGTCGCACCGCCGCGGCGCACACCACCGGGGCGCGGCGGCGGCGGTGTGCTCACTCGCCGGACGGCGGTTCGCGGTCGTCGGCATCCACCTCGATCTGCAACCCGACGACCGGTCGGCCCACGTGCGCGAACTGTTCGGGCGCCTGCCGGAGGTCGGTGTCGACCCGTCGCTGCCGCGGATCGTTGCCGGAGACATCAACGAGACGCCCGGCGAGCCGGCGTGGGCGGCGCTCGCCGAGCAGCTCCGCGACGGCCCCGCCGCCGTCGGCGCCGACGCGCCGACCTTCACTGCGCGCAGCCCAGGACGGCGCATCGACGGCGTCTTCGTCGACCGGCGGCTCCGCGTCGTCCGCGCGCAGGTGCTGGACGGTCCGGAGGTGCTCGCGGGCTCGGACCACCGGCCGGTGCTCACCGAGGTCGAGCTGACCTGACCGGCCGGGTGTCCCCGCCGAGGTGTCCGGAGCCGGGGAGCGGGTAGGGGCATACTGACCGGACCGAACGAGAACGGAGAGCCGCCGATGCCCCTGCTTCGTCGTATCGCCCGACCGATGCTCGCCAGCATGTTCGTCGCCGGCG carries:
- the iolB gene encoding 5-deoxy-glucuronate isomerase — its product is MTDHVLPARSTADGALSTVVTPESAGWAYSGLRVLELHPGGRREFTTGDEEMLVLPLSGGCRVSCGGDDYDLVGRSDVFTGVTDFVYLPRDAAAVIESTGGGRFALPSARCERRLPVRMQTAADVPVEVRGAGRSTRQVNNFCAPGAFETDKLCAVEVLTPGGNWSSYPPHKHDEKRDGEAVLEEIYYFEVAGHDADAGFGFQRVYSSGPDRQIDVATEVRTGDVVLIPHGYHGPSMAAPGYDLYYLNVLAGPEAERTMSFCDDPAHAWIRASWQGVPADPRVPMSGPGRAR
- the iolD gene encoding 3D-(3,5/4)-trihydroxycyclohexane-1,2-dione acylhydrolase (decyclizing); amino-acid sequence: MSTGTRRLTVGQALVRFLAAQYTERDGVRHRAIAGCSGIFGHGNVAGIGQALLEAAHDDPALLPYRQARNEQGMVHTAVGYARMTNRLSTLACTSSIGPGATNMVTGAALATINRLPVLLLPGDIFATRVADPVLQQLELPGAADVSVNDCFRPVSRFFDRIWRPEMLIPSALQAMRVLTDPAETGAVTLALPQDVQAEAFDVPEEFLAERVWPVRRPLPDTTALDEAAALLAGARRPMIVAGGGVIYSEATDALRRFCDATGVPVGETQAGKGSLPFDHPSALGAVGATGTAAANAIARDADVVIGIGTRWTDFATASQSVFANPDVRFVNVNVAAFDAYKMAGLALVGDARATTDALAGSLGDWRVDDDYRAEVTRRATEWQQVVDSAYHPDPQSGRASLPSQVEVLGVVNETAGPRDVVVNAAGSMPGDLHALWRTRDPKGYHVEYGYSCMGYEIAGGLGVKLAAPDREVFVMVGDGSYLMMAQELVTAVQEGVKLVVVLVQNQGFASIGALSESVGSQRFGTSYRYRDPATRQLDGEVLPVDLAANAASLGADVIRASTLDDLRSALTKAGESARTTVVHIETDPLAGSPDGGAWWDVPVAEVSALESTRQARADYERDKDAQRRHL
- a CDS encoding aldolase — translated: MPESWLERVLEIRAHRPDAIAAAAAARRPASLGDIDRLLVVAADHPARGALASGGDPMAMGNRVDLIDRLLVALARPGVNGVLATADVLEDLLLLGALDDKLVFGSMNRGGLAGAVYELDDRFTGYDAAAVDARGFDGGKMLLRIALDDPGAAATLQSCAAAVDALARRRRIAMVEPFWTRRVDGRLMTDLAPDAMIRAIAVASGLGATSAYTWLKVPVVEEMERVMAASTLPALLLGGETQNDPGEMFLRWRKALALPSVRGLVAGRNLLYPADGDVAAAVDSAADLL
- a CDS encoding carbamate kinase, with protein sequence MRVVVALGGNALSPGGGTGSAAEMRSTLRRTSIRLAELVSRGVSLVLTHGNGPQVGRILLQQEAAAPEVPPMPMDVCGAESQGQIGYLLAQAIDNALRARDLPQRVFPLITQVVVDGRDPAFRRPTKPVGPVYDERTAHGIATASGHVFQQVGDDRWRRVVASPMPLGFVEEQPIRLVVEGGNVLLAAGGGGVPVVLHRSVYRGVEAVVDKDRTAAQLARLVSADQLVILTEVPRVQIGFGTPAARAVPSLTVTEARRLLAEGEFPEGSMGPKIEACCDFVEGCGGRAVIGALIDTVDTVFGDAGTVIVP
- a CDS encoding endonuclease/exonuclease/phosphatase family protein translates to MTTLRVLTYNVRSLRDDAAAAARAVRSAAPDVVAIQEAPRFVRWRTRGAEFARQCGLVVLSGGRAAAGNLLLCQLGVDVERAGVLGLSHRRGAHHRGAAAAVCSLAGRRFAVVGIHLDLQPDDRSAHVRELFGRLPEVGVDPSLPRIVAGDINETPGEPAWAALAEQLRDGPAAVGADAPTFTARSPGRRIDGVFVDRRLRVVRAQVLDGPEVLAGSDHRPVLTEVELT